A genomic window from Photobacterium gaetbulicola Gung47 includes:
- a CDS encoding putative N-acetylgalactosamine 6-sulfatase (GALNS) (COG3119): MKNIFKKTAVSMTVLAALGSGAAFAQSNEQSQAQPNVVILFADDLGYADVGYHNSSKDVETPNIDRLAASGVALTSGYVTAPVCGPSRAGITSGRYQQRFGFHNNTGPFVREKGIVQGTPDDMLNNNFGYYFQQAGYVTGMVGKHHDGKQRKFWPHHRGFDEFYGFNNGAANYFIGPVNKERAAQKPFSSMYRNDELDDNFDEYLTDRFGTEAISFIKRHKDAPFFLYVPFNGVHGPLQATDEDLERYAHVEDEKRRKLLAMNYNLDRNVGRIMDALDEQELTENTIVFFLSDNGGKPKGNASYNLPLRAEKGTLWDGGIRVPFTVSWPGTIPAGQTIDEPVISLDILPTMAAAAGIEVKADWQLDGVDLLPLFTGKEKQLENRFLYWNTTLAAAIRDHDWKLVVPNLRAKRKTYQLFNISNDISESVDLADKHPEQVERLKAAWEAWDAENTPALWGWNRGMFPVETNWRNLNSL, translated from the coding sequence ATGAAAAATATTTTTAAGAAAACAGCCGTAAGCATGACGGTGTTGGCAGCCCTGGGGAGCGGAGCTGCCTTCGCCCAATCCAACGAGCAGTCGCAAGCACAACCCAATGTGGTTATTCTGTTCGCCGATGACTTAGGCTATGCCGATGTGGGCTACCACAATTCAAGCAAGGATGTCGAAACCCCGAATATCGACCGCCTGGCAGCCAGTGGTGTAGCACTGACATCAGGTTATGTCACCGCGCCGGTATGCGGCCCATCGCGCGCTGGCATTACATCGGGACGCTACCAGCAGCGCTTCGGCTTCCACAACAACACCGGCCCATTTGTGCGTGAGAAAGGTATCGTCCAGGGTACACCGGATGATATGCTGAACAACAATTTCGGTTACTACTTCCAGCAAGCAGGTTATGTCACCGGTATGGTCGGCAAGCACCATGACGGCAAACAACGTAAATTCTGGCCCCACCACCGCGGATTCGATGAGTTCTACGGCTTCAACAACGGTGCTGCCAACTACTTTATAGGCCCTGTCAACAAAGAGCGCGCAGCGCAAAAGCCTTTCTCTTCAATGTACCGCAACGATGAGCTCGATGATAATTTCGATGAGTACCTGACCGACCGTTTCGGCACCGAGGCCATCAGCTTTATCAAGCGCCATAAAGACGCCCCTTTCTTCCTTTATGTGCCATTCAATGGCGTGCACGGTCCACTGCAGGCGACAGACGAAGATCTGGAGCGCTATGCTCATGTCGAGGATGAGAAGCGCCGCAAGCTACTGGCAATGAACTACAACCTTGACCGTAACGTTGGCCGTATTATGGATGCGCTCGACGAGCAAGAATTAACCGAGAATACCATTGTCTTCTTCCTGTCAGACAATGGCGGAAAGCCCAAAGGCAATGCATCCTATAACCTCCCTCTGCGCGCTGAAAAAGGCACCCTGTGGGACGGCGGGATCCGGGTACCGTTTACCGTATCCTGGCCTGGCACCATTCCTGCGGGACAGACCATCGACGAGCCTGTTATCTCACTTGATATCCTGCCGACTATGGCTGCCGCTGCCGGTATTGAAGTGAAGGCTGACTGGCAATTGGACGGTGTCGATCTGCTTCCGCTGTTTACCGGGAAAGAAAAGCAGCTGGAGAATCGCTTCCTGTACTGGAATACCACTCTAGCCGCTGCAATCCGCGACCACGACTGGAAGCTGGTAGTCCCTAACCTGCGAGCCAAGCGTAAGACTTATCAGCTGTTTAACATCAGCAACGATATCTCGGAGTCTGTTGATCTGGCCGACAAGCACCCGGAACAGGTTGAGCGCCTAAAGGCCGCGTGGGAAGCCTGGGATGCGGAGAACACGCCGGCACTGTGGGGGTGGAACCGTGGCATGTTCCCGGTGGAAACGAACTGGCGAAACCTCAACAGCTTGTAA